In Rouxiella sp. WC2420, the following proteins share a genomic window:
- a CDS encoding YoaK family protein, translating to MLKMLIKRKGRRTHTEDRHLALVLATSAGILNAMALGAFGFFPSHMSGNTSQLSSEMTNTDLSDVLLLSAIIGAFVIGSTTSRLIAISGIKNNIRTIFSLILLMEGILLILTSLFEILFFSLKNNHEIIVFLSFLMGIHNSTSTQLSNGRVRSTHITGTLTDAGISLGSVMATLMRRDPSKQIKAQRSQFITHSVTIMSFLIGGITGLLLYKQFGLNSMTAVGIFIAAVALGSITTTIWRAKRRGLRPGLI from the coding sequence ATGTTGAAAATGTTGATAAAAAGAAAGGGGCGTAGAACGCACACCGAAGACCGCCACCTTGCATTAGTGCTGGCTACCAGCGCAGGCATCCTTAATGCTATGGCGCTTGGAGCTTTTGGCTTCTTTCCCTCGCACATGTCAGGAAATACCTCACAATTATCCTCAGAAATGACTAATACTGACTTAAGTGACGTTTTATTACTGTCGGCAATAATTGGCGCATTTGTTATTGGATCAACCACTTCGCGGCTGATAGCCATTAGTGGAATTAAAAATAATATTCGCACCATATTTAGTCTGATTTTACTGATGGAAGGAATACTGTTAATTCTCACTTCGCTGTTCGAAATATTATTCTTCTCATTGAAAAATAATCATGAAATCATCGTGTTTCTAAGCTTCCTGATGGGGATACATAACTCGACCTCGACCCAGCTTTCCAACGGGCGAGTTCGCTCGACCCACATTACGGGCACGTTGACCGATGCCGGAATATCTTTAGGTTCGGTGATGGCAACACTGATGAGACGCGATCCATCGAAACAGATCAAAGCGCAACGCAGCCAGTTTATTACTCACTCAGTGACAATCATGTCCTTCTTAATCGGCGGGATTACAGGGCTTCTGCTCTATAAGCAATTTGGTTTGAACTCGATGACCGCGGTGGGGATTTTCATTGCAGCAGTTGCCCTTGGCTCGATCACTACGACTATTTGGCGGGCTAAAAGAAGGGGGCTGAGACCTGGTTTGATATAA
- the nfo gene encoding deoxyribonuclease IV gives MKFVGAHVSAAGGVDQAVLRAHELEATAFALFTKNQRQWRAAPLAEDVIERFKTACEKYGYRSNQILPHDSYLINLGHPVEEALEKSREAFIDELQRCEQLGLSLLNFHPGSHLMQIDEDKCLAKIAESINIALDKTKGVTAVIENTAGQGSNLGFRFEHLAAIIDGVEDKSRVGVCIDTCHAFAAGYDLRTEAACEETFKHLSDVVGFQYLRGMHLNDAKSEFNSRVDRHNSLGEGNIGKAAFSYIMRDPRFDNIPMILETTNPDIWIDEIAWLKSQQKADQDEAAA, from the coding sequence ATGAAATTTGTAGGGGCACACGTTAGTGCAGCAGGCGGGGTCGATCAGGCAGTCTTGCGCGCACATGAACTGGAAGCGACTGCATTTGCGCTATTCACCAAGAACCAACGGCAATGGCGCGCAGCTCCTCTGGCAGAAGATGTTATTGAACGCTTTAAAACGGCATGTGAAAAATACGGTTACCGCAGTAATCAAATCCTGCCCCACGACAGCTATCTGATTAACCTCGGTCACCCGGTCGAAGAGGCGCTGGAGAAATCCCGCGAGGCGTTTATCGACGAACTTCAGCGTTGTGAACAGCTTGGACTATCGCTGCTGAATTTCCATCCTGGCAGCCACCTGATGCAAATCGATGAAGATAAATGTCTGGCGAAGATTGCCGAGTCAATCAATATTGCTTTGGATAAAACCAAGGGCGTAACTGCCGTGATTGAAAATACTGCGGGTCAGGGCAGCAATCTGGGCTTTCGTTTCGAACATTTGGCGGCAATTATTGACGGCGTAGAAGATAAAAGCCGCGTCGGTGTCTGCATTGATACCTGTCACGCTTTCGCAGCAGGTTATGATTTGCGCACCGAAGCCGCCTGTGAAGAGACTTTTAAACACCTGTCTGACGTAGTGGGGTTCCAGTACCTGCGCGGCATGCATCTCAATGATGCGAAAAGTGAATTCAACAGCCGCGTTGACCGCCACAACAGCCTGGGTGAAGGTAACATCGGTAAAGCTGCATTCAGCTATATTATGCGCGACCCACGTTTCGACAACATCCCGATGATCCTTGAAACCACTAATCCAGATATCTGGATCGATGAGATCGCCTGGCTGAAATCCCAACAAAAAGCCGATCAGGATGAAGCCGCAGCCTGA
- a CDS encoding YeiH family protein — MSHVLSEQHRAPKLRNLNKPIYSFGRLLPGLVLTGSITSLVLWLSHFEFLISLGMSALTLAIVVGMIIGNTVYPLARPQCAEGVNLAKQKLLRLGIVLYGFKLTFTQIADVGASGIVIDLLTLGSTFFLACWLGKRVFGLDSETSMLIGAGSSICGAAAVMATEPVLKADAEKVTVAVATVVIFGTIAIFFYPWLWQLNQHYHLLEITATRFGIYTGSTLHEVAQVVAAGHGVSPDAENAAVIAKMIRVMMLAPFLLMLSFWKSRGQAHAGGSAQSKSLWSSITIPWFALWFIGVAAFNSFGLLPASWVHSLLTLDTILLAMAMAALGLTTHFSALRLAGMKPLLLAGLLFAWLIVGGAGINLLVQHLL, encoded by the coding sequence ATGAGCCACGTCCTTTCAGAGCAACATCGAGCACCAAAATTACGTAACCTGAATAAACCGATCTATTCATTTGGACGTCTTTTACCGGGTTTAGTTCTCACCGGGTCAATAACTAGCCTGGTTTTGTGGTTAAGCCACTTCGAATTCCTGATTTCGCTGGGGATGAGCGCGCTAACGCTGGCGATCGTTGTCGGTATGATTATCGGCAATACTGTTTACCCGCTAGCCCGCCCGCAGTGCGCCGAGGGGGTTAATCTGGCAAAGCAGAAACTGCTGCGCCTGGGTATTGTTCTCTATGGTTTCAAGCTGACTTTCACTCAAATTGCCGACGTTGGCGCATCCGGCATCGTCATCGATTTATTGACCCTTGGCAGCACCTTTTTTCTGGCCTGCTGGCTTGGCAAACGCGTGTTTGGTCTCGACAGCGAAACCAGCATGCTGATAGGCGCGGGCAGCAGCATTTGCGGTGCCGCCGCTGTGATGGCGACTGAGCCGGTATTGAAAGCCGATGCCGAGAAAGTCACGGTTGCGGTGGCGACGGTAGTGATTTTTGGCACCATTGCCATCTTCTTTTATCCGTGGTTATGGCAGTTAAATCAGCACTATCATCTGCTGGAGATCACTGCCACGCGCTTTGGTATTTATACCGGTTCAACCTTGCATGAGGTCGCACAGGTGGTCGCCGCCGGGCATGGTGTTTCGCCCGATGCTGAGAATGCGGCGGTGATCGCCAAGATGATCCGCGTGATGATGCTGGCACCGTTTCTACTCATGCTAAGTTTTTGGAAAAGTCGGGGTCAGGCGCACGCTGGTGGCAGCGCTCAAAGCAAAAGCCTGTGGTCGAGCATCACCATTCCGTGGTTTGCGCTGTGGTTTATCGGCGTGGCGGCGTTCAACAGCTTTGGCTTATTGCCGGCAAGTTGGGTGCATAGTCTGTTAACGCTGGATACTATCCTGCTGGCAATGGCGATGGCCGCGCTGGGATTAACCACGCATTTCAGTGCGTTGCGCCTCGCTGGCATGAAACCACTGCTGCTGGCCGGGCTGCTGTTTGCCTGGCTGATTGTCGGCGGTGCAGGCATCAACCTGCTGGTACAACATCTACTGTAA
- the yieE gene encoding DNA-binding transcriptional regulator YeiE: MHITLRQLEVFSEVLKSGSTTQASVVLSLSQSAVSAALADIEGQLGVKLFDRVGKRLVINEHGRLLYPKALALLEQASEIERLFSHDSGSLKIGASSTIGNYMLPAMIAGYRLDFPDTPLELNVGNTDDVINAVADFRVDLGLIEGPCRMPELITQAWLDDELVVFAAPDNPLVGRQVTLAMLTEAPWILRERGSGTREVLDHQLLSQLGDFNLVMELGNSEAIKHAVRHGIGISCLSRRVIAEQLLSGSLVEIRLPLPPLVRKLYLIHHRQKHISNALSRFLTYCKELS; encoded by the coding sequence ATGCATATTACACTGCGTCAACTGGAAGTTTTCTCCGAGGTGCTCAAAAGTGGGTCAACCACTCAGGCCTCTGTTGTTTTGTCTCTATCGCAATCGGCGGTCAGTGCAGCCTTGGCGGATATAGAAGGGCAGCTGGGAGTAAAACTGTTTGACCGCGTGGGTAAACGTTTGGTGATTAACGAGCACGGACGTCTGTTATACCCTAAGGCCTTGGCTCTGCTTGAGCAGGCCAGCGAAATAGAACGCTTGTTCAGCCATGACAGCGGCTCGCTGAAAATTGGTGCCAGCAGTACCATCGGTAACTATATGTTGCCCGCGATGATAGCCGGTTACCGGCTGGATTTCCCCGATACCCCCCTCGAACTCAATGTGGGTAATACCGACGATGTGATTAATGCCGTGGCCGATTTTCGCGTTGATCTTGGGCTGATTGAAGGTCCGTGTCGTATGCCGGAGCTCATCACCCAGGCTTGGCTTGACGACGAGCTGGTCGTGTTTGCCGCGCCGGATAATCCCCTGGTCGGCAGGCAGGTTACTTTGGCAATGCTCACCGAAGCACCGTGGATCCTGCGCGAGCGTGGCTCAGGCACGCGCGAGGTGCTTGATCACCAGCTGTTATCCCAGCTTGGCGATTTTAATCTGGTCATGGAGCTGGGTAATTCCGAAGCGATTAAACACGCGGTACGCCACGGTATTGGCATCAGCTGTCTTTCACGGCGGGTGATTGCCGAGCAGCTGCTTAGTGGTTCGCTGGTGGAAATCAGGCTTCCATTGCCGCCACTGGTGCGCAAGCTTTACCTGATTCACCATCGCCAAAAACATATCTCTAACGCGCTATCGCGTTTTCTGACCTACTGCAAAGAACTTTCCTGA